Below is a genomic region from Candidatus Binatia bacterium.
GGAAGTAAAACCAGGCGGCGGCGGAAGAAGATCATGAAGCTCGCCAAGGGCTATGTCGGAGGCCGCGGCAAGTTGTACCGCATGGCGCGGGAGACGGTCGAGCGCGGTCTCGCATTCGCCTATAGAGATCGCCGGGTCCGGCGGAGGGAGTTCCGCGGCCTGTGGATCACGCGCATCAACGCGGCGGCTCGATTGAGCGGGCTTTCGTACAGTCAATTGATCCGGGGTCTCAAGCATGCCGGCGTCGAGTTGGATCGAAAAATCCTCGCGGATATAGCGGTCGCGGACGCGGCCGGCTTCGGCCAGATAGCCCAGCTCGCCAAGACTCACCTTTCAACGTAGTTTTTCGCCGCACTTCCAGTATGAGCGAGTCTCTGGACAATCTCAGGGACGAAGTCGTCGATCGGATCGGCCGCTCGGCGTCCGAGGACGAGGTCGAACGTCTCCGCGTCGAAGTCCTCGGGCGCAAAGGAACGCTTACGAGTCTGCTCCGCGGCCTGAAGGACGTCCCGGCCGAGGAGCGGCCGAAACGCGGCGAAGCGCTCAACCGGCTCCGCGGCTTTCTCGAAGAGCGGATCGACGAGCGCCTCCAGGCGCTGAAGTCCGGGAATCGAGAGAAGGCGCTCAGCCGGGAGCGGGTCGACATCACGCTTCCGGGGAGCCGCCGCGAGCGCGGACGGGTCCACCCGCTGACGCTCGCGATGGACGAGATCATCGACGTGTTTTTGGGCATGGGCTTCGAGATCGCGCGCGGGCCCGAGATCGAAGACGACTACCATAACTTCGAGGCGCTCAATATACCCAAGGACCATCCGGCGCGCGACATGCAGGACACCTTTTTCGTCGGCGAAAACCGTCTGCTCCGCACCCACACCTCGCCGGTTCAGATCCGCGTCATGGAGAGCCGCAAGCCGCCGCTCCAGATCATTGCGCCCGGCACCGTCTATCGGCGCGATGAGCTGGACGTGACCCATTCACCGGCGTTTCTTCAAGTCGAAGGCTTCATGGTCGATCGCGGCATATCGTTCAGCGATCTCAAAGGAGTTCTGACGCACGTGCTCCGGCGGATCTTCAGCGAAGACACCGCTGTTCGCTTCCGTCCTAGTTTCTTTCCTTTTACGGAGCCGAGCGCAGAAGTCGATATCGGCTGCTTTAATTGCGGCGGCAAGGGCTCGCTCGGCGCTTCACAGCCGTGCCGCGTGTGCAAGGGCTCCGGCTGGCTCGAAATTCTGGGCAGCGGCATGATCGACCCGGAAGTCTTTCGCTTCGTCGGCTACGATCCGGAAAAATTCTCCGGCTTCGCCTTCGGCATGGGCGTCGAGCGCATCGCGATGCTGAAGTTCGGCATCGAGGACATGCGGCTCTTCTTTCAAAACGACATGAGGTTCTTGCGCCAGTTTCCCAGTTTCTGAATAATCCATGAAGCTTACTTTCAATTGGCTGAAAGAGTTCGTCGAGCTTAAGGATTCCCCGGAGAAGCTCGCCGAGGCGCTGACGATGGCAGGCCTCGAAGTGGAATCTCTGGCGCCCCTGCGTCCGGCGGACGGCGCCGGCGAGGACTGGCTCATCGAGATCGCGGTGACGCCGAATCGCGGCGACTGCCTCGGTGTCATCGGCCTCGCGCGCGAAATCGCGGCTCTGAGGGGCGGCCGTCTAAAGCTGCCGGCGCAGAAATCTTCAGGCGTAAAACCAAAAGCAACACCGCCCGTCAAGGTCGAGATCCGAAGCCCGCGCTCCTGCCCGCGCTATTCGGCCAGCGTCGTCGAGTCGGTGCGCGTCGGCGCGGCGCCCGACTGGATGCGATTTCGCCTCGAGGCCTGCGGCATCCGCTCGATCAACAACATCGTGGACGTCACCAACTACGTCATGCTGGAGACCAGCCAGCCGCTCCACGCCTTTGATCTCGACCGGCTCTCCGCCAAAAAGATCGTCGTCCGGCAGGCGAGAGGGATAAAAAAGTTCGTTACTTTGGACGGCGTCGAGCGCGAGCTCGCGCCGGAGGACCTGCTCATCTGCGACGGCGACGTTCCCGTCGCGTTGGCCGGCGTCATGGGCGGGCGCGACTCGGAGGTCGGCGCCGCGCCGCGCGCGGTGCTGCTCGAAAGCGCTAACTTCGATCCGGTGACGGTGCGCCGCACGGCCAAGCGCCT
It encodes:
- the rplT gene encoding 50S ribosomal protein L20, encoding MPRAKGGSKTRRRRKKIMKLAKGYVGGRGKLYRMARETVERGLAFAYRDRRVRRREFRGLWITRINAAARLSGLSYSQLIRGLKHAGVELDRKILADIAVADAAGFGQIAQLAKTHLST
- the pheS gene encoding phenylalanine--tRNA ligase subunit alpha, producing the protein MSESLDNLRDEVVDRIGRSASEDEVERLRVEVLGRKGTLTSLLRGLKDVPAEERPKRGEALNRLRGFLEERIDERLQALKSGNREKALSRERVDITLPGSRRERGRVHPLTLAMDEIIDVFLGMGFEIARGPEIEDDYHNFEALNIPKDHPARDMQDTFFVGENRLLRTHTSPVQIRVMESRKPPLQIIAPGTVYRRDELDVTHSPAFLQVEGFMVDRGISFSDLKGVLTHVLRRIFSEDTAVRFRPSFFPFTEPSAEVDIGCFNCGGKGSLGASQPCRVCKGSGWLEILGSGMIDPEVFRFVGYDPEKFSGFAFGMGVERIAMLKFGIEDMRLFFQNDMRFLRQFPSF